From Meles meles chromosome 5, mMelMel3.1 paternal haplotype, whole genome shotgun sequence, one genomic window encodes:
- the AKAP12 gene encoding A-kinase anchor protein 12 isoform X2 codes for MLGIITITVGQRESEDVNERASDKAMAAGSVVTQDLAKDGQEEIPEIIDQIPSSESNLEELVQPTDSQANDVGFKKVFKFVGFKFTVKKDKTEKSDTVQLLTVKKDEGEGSGAADGAGDHQEPSQETGEATAKDSELKQSTEKPEETVKHEPSSTEISLQAESGQAAEEGKEDGEDKQKEPTKSPESPASPVASETASPFKKFFTQGWAGWRKKTSFRKPKEEELEASEKKKDQEPERGDTQEQEKIEDTSEKVAASEQERPQEIAESVDTARLSAEFEKVELPSEDQVQGPPEERPAPLATEVFDDKVEIVAEVHVRLPEKTTEEEKAEGEEAVEPLPSEKGVESQAELEKAEPPEEPGKMKEVCTPGGDHPQPADLSPEEKAPSAAHPDGVMSEADMLSSQERLKVQGSPLKKLFTSTGLKKLSGKKQKGKRGGGGDEESGEHHQVAAESLDSADEQKGESSASSPEEPEEMACLEKGLADAQQEGEAEEGTTSDGEKKREGVTPWASFKKMVTPKKRVRRLSESDKEDELEKVKSATLSSTESAASEMQEEAKGSGEEQKPEEPKRRVDTSVSWEALICVGSSKKRARKASSSDEEGEPKTVGGDSQKPDDAGRDKETGPDAALAGSQEQDQGPGSSSPEQAGSPTEGEGVSTWESFKRLVTPRKKSKSKLEEKSEDAVPGSAVEHSASEAEPGKEESWVSIKKFIPGRRKKRSDGKAEHATAEDAGPPEVNEDDSDVPAVVPLSEYDAVEREKVEAQQAQTSEEKPEQQVAVAVSEELSTNLVHGVKVTVLDGARAVSSVEERSPSWISASVTEPLEETEEEAKPLTGEVLEGEALAEETSVVTKTLPEGQDATDDTVVSEAELTSEAVTAAEGAEAFCAEEAAEASGAEETADMVSAVSQLTGSPETTEEATPVQEVEGSVPDLEDQERRTQEVLRAVAEKVREGSPLPDTRGPEDMIETMRDVGAKIPEKLDGAEEDAPGLDLKKEADAVLEVKAQEAKAETWTQAEVVIQATPEGFEKVPAVTDSVDSSEPRTACQAETLVGVKSELILEQAVAPDSAETLTDSETNGSTPVAEVEALPVTQQEQILEMREDSQVASGALSQVPEAEAVSVPKQLPPAPAGFPSQEEIKGHSETEEVLEHTDKEVPVETVPILSKMDAIEEEGQFTGGESREKPLLEGPVVGADLETTGSQETSEVAHKDEAPKESECQKDDDTEVHSPTPSPTPVEREMEVQGEREETEAEATQATEEDLEQKPAVTTSEELHKHLGQTDSVAVLHGEEEVTAWEDSPQPVQEEAVRTEVQVQTPEASLTPAAAAVKEKVLEETVKILDLETTETRESADAQLVPEEEASEKDEDLTARPGDIEAPTGTEAQPDSEPVTTAAAPEGGISADLEGEKTPPQRPSPEEQDAPTAGPEDQGSETGKEDGKAETEISKLETESSKLVQNVIQTVVDHLVSTEETATDFQTQAPPMIADAPEGRAHPETEEGEPQATARDGTRAVVAEGEATLTAGEQTHSDACEAVSEASAEVTSVEVEPSSINDQQLEEAVLLSEEKKETAGTESVPEDGDRAGLEERLQGSLSEPQEDEKGHAVEDLENQHSALEGVAAPGGLSQESPDTDGPTLKEKEGGQEVGFPEGKVHSELEEEIKTETQDDTQKPEGEPTKSEATES; via the exons ATGCTGGGAATCATCACCATCACAG TTGGACAGAGAGAGTCTGAAGATGTGAATGAAAGAGCCTCAGATAAGGCAATGGCTGCTGGCTCCGTGGTCACTCAAGACCTAGCAAAGGATGGGCAGGAGGAAATCCCTGAAATCATCGACCAGATTCCTTCTTCAGAAAGCAATTTAGAAGAACTGGTACAACCTACTGATTCTCAGGCTAATGATGTTGGATTTAAAAAGGTGTTTAAGTTTGTTGGCTTTAAATTCACTGTCAAAAAGGATAAGACGGAGAAGTCCGACACTGTGCAGCTACTCACTGTCAAAAAAGATGAAGGGGAAGGATCAGGAGCAGCAGACGGGGCTGGTGACCACCAGGAACCCAGCCAGGAGACCGGAGAAGCAACAGCCAAAGACAGTGAACTAAAACAATCCACGGAGAAACCCGAAGAAACCGTTAAGCATGAGCCAAGCAGCACAGAGATTTCTCTCCAGGCTGAGTCTGGTCAAGCAGCAGAGGAAGGCAAAGAGGAcggggaagataaacaaaaagaaccCACCAAATCTCCAGAGTCGCCAGCTAGTCCGGTGGCCAGTGAAACAGCTTCGCCCTTCAAAAAGTTCTTCACGCAAGGTTGGGCTGGCTGGAGAAAAAAGACCAGTTTCAGGAAGCCaaaggaggaggagctggaagcttcagagaagaaaaaggaccAAGAGCCGGAAAGAGGAGACACGCAGGAACAGGAAAAGATAGAAGATACCTCCGAGAAAGTGGCGGCTTCCGAGCAAGAGCGCCCCCAGGAGATCGCCGAGAGCGTTGACACTGCCAGACTGTCCGCGGAATTTGAAAAAGTCGAGCTGCCCTCAGAAGATCAAGTGCAGGGACCCCCTGAAGAGAGACCCGCCCCTTTAGCCACAGAAGTATTTGATGATAAGGTAGAGATTGTTGCGGAAGTCCACGTCAGGCTGCCGGAGAAGACgacagaagaggagaaggctGAGGGAGAAGAAGCAGTGGAGCCTTTGCCATCTGAGAAAGGGGTAGAATCCCAGGCTGAGCTCGAGAAAGCCGAGCCTCCTGAGGAGCCGGGGAAGATGAAAGAAGTGTGCACCCCCGGAGGGGACCACCCCCAGCCGGCTGACCTGAGCCCCGAGGAAAAGGCGCCCTCTGCTGCACACCCGGACGGCGTCATGAGTGAGGCCGACATGCTGTCCTCCCAAGAGAGATTGAAAGTGCAAGGAAGCCCTTTAAAGAAACTCTTTACCAGCACTGGCTTAAAAAAGCTctctggaaagaaacagaaagggaagagaggaggaggaggggatgaAGAGTCGGGGGAGCACCACCAGGTCGCAGCAGAGTCTCTGGACAGTGCAGATGAACAGAAGGGCGAGAGCTCTGCCTCGTCCCCGGAGGAACCAGAGGAGATGGCGTGTCTAGAGAAAGGCCTCGCGGACGCACAGCAGGAGGGGGAGGCCGAGGAAGGGACTACTTCCGacggggagaagaagagagaaggtgtTACTCCCTGGGCATCTTTCAAAAAGATGGTGACGCCCAAGAAACGTGTCAGAAGGCTTTCTGAAAGTGACAAAGAAGACGAGTTGGAGAAAGTCAAGAGCGCCACCTTGTCTTCCACGGAGAGCGCGGCCTCCGAGATGCAGGAGGAAGCCAAGGGAAGTGGAGAAGAGCAGAAGCCAGAAGAACCCAAGCGCAGGGTTGATACCTCAGTATCTTGGGAAGCTTTGATTTGTGTGGGATCATCCAAGAAAAGAGCGAGAAAAGCATCGTCTTCCGATGAGGAAGGGGAGCCGAAAACGGTGGGAGGAGACAGCCAGAAACCGGATGATgcaggaagagacaaagaaacagGACCCGACGCCGCGCTTGCCGGTTCTCAGGAACAGGATCAAGGACCGGGCAGCTCCTCACCTGAGCAGGCTGGCAGCCCCACCGAAGGAGAGGGGGTCTCCACCTGGGAGTCCTTTAAAAGATTAGTCACTCCAAGGAAAAAATCGAAGTCGAAGCTGGAAGAGAAAAGCGAAGATGCTGTACCTGGGTCTGCTGTAGAACATTCCGCGTCAGAGGCTGAGCCTGGGAAAGAGGAGTCTTGGGTTTCCATTAAGAAATTTATTCCCGGACGAAGGAAGAAAAGGTCAGACGGGAAAGCGGAACACGCCACTGCCGAGGACGCGGGGCCGCCAGAGGTCAACGAGGACGACTCCGATGTCCCGGCCGTGGTACCTCTGTCCGAGTATGATGCGGTGGAAAGGGAGAAAGTCGAAGCTCAGCAAGCCCAAACAAGCGAGGAGAAGCCCGAGCAGCAGGTAGCTGTTGCTGTGTCGGAGGAGCTCAGTACGAATCTGGTTCACGGCGTGAAGGTGACTGTCCTCGACGGGGCAAGGGCTGTTAGCAGTGTCGAAGAGAGGTCGCCATCTTGGATATCCGCTTCCGTGACAGAACCTCttgaagaaacagaagaggaagccaAACCCCTAACTGGGGAGGTGCTCGAAGGAGAGGCCCTTGCAGAAGAAACCTCCGTGGTTACCAAAACTCTGCCAGAGGGCCAAGATGCCACCGATGACACGGTCGTGAGCGAGGCGGAATTAACTTCGGAGGCCGTGACGGCTGCAGAAGGTGCGGAGGCATTTTGTGCTGAAGAAGCCGCAGAAGCATCTGGTGCTGAAGAGACCGCGGACATGGTCTCAGCTGTTTCTCAGCTCACCGGCTCTCCAGAAACCACAGAGGAAGCAACACCCGTTCAGGAGGTGGAGGGCAGTGTGCCAGACCTGGAAGACCAAGAGAGGCGGACTCAAGAGGTCCTGCGGGCGGTTGCGGAGAAAGTTCGAGAAGGATCACCGCTGCCTGACACCAGGGGGCCAGAAGACATGATTGAGACAATGCGGGACGTAGGAGCCAAAATACCGGAGAAGCTGGATGGAGCCGAAGAGGATGCTCCAGGGCTAGACCTGAAGAAAGAGGCAGATGCAGTGTTGGAAGTGAAGGCACAAGAAGCTAAAGCTGAGACTTGGACACAAGCCGAAGTAGTCATACAGGCCACCCCAGAAGGCTTTGAGAAAGTTCCTGCAGTCACAGACAGTGTGGACTCCAGTGAGCCTAGAACCGCTTGTCAAGCTGAAACCTTGGTTGGGGTAAAATCAGAATTGATTCTGGAACAGGCTGTTGCTCCTGACTCCGCGGAAACCCTTACAGACAGCGAGACCAACGGAAGCACCCCAGTAGCAGAGGTCGAAGCTCTCCCTGTAACACAGCAAGAGCAGATCCTGGAGATGCGCGAAGATTCCCAGGTAGCTTCGGGTGCTCTGTCCCAGGttccagaagcagaagcagtTTCTGTCCCCAAACAGCTGCCTCCAGCACCTGCTGGTTTTCCATCCCAGGAAGAAATTAAAGGACATTCAGAAACGGAAGAGGTTCTAGAACATACGGACAAAGAGGTACCAGTGGAAACTGTACCCATTCTTTCAAAGATGGATGCAATTGAAGAGGAAGGTCAGTTTACCGGcggggagagcagagagaaacCGCTTCTCGAAGGCCCTGTCGTAGGTGCAGACCTCGAGACGACCGGGAGTCAGGAAACAAGTGAAGTTGCCCATAAAGATGAAGCTCCTAAAGAATCTGAATGTCAGAAGGATGACGATACCGAAGTCCACAGCCCTACACCATCTCCCACCCCagttgagagagagatggaagttcaaggagaaagggaggagacgGAAGCAGAGGCAACTCAAGCCACCGAAGAGGACCTTGAGCAAAAACCAGCTGTGACCACATCTGAGGAGCTTCATAAGCACCTGGGGCAGACAGACAGTGTGGCCGTCCTCCACGGGGAAGAGGAGGTTACCGCTTGGGAAGATTCTCCCCAGCCAGTTCAGGAGGAAGCAGTACGCACCGAAGTTCAAGTCCAGACCCCGGAGGCGTCATTAACTCCAGCGGCTGCAGCAGTGAAGGAGAAGGTCTTAGAAGAAACTGTCAAGATTTTAGATTTAGAAACCACAGAAACTCGGGAATCTGCAGACGCACAGTTAGTACCAGAAGAAGAAGCCTCTGAAAAAGATGAAGACTTGACCGCCCGGCCAGGGGACATTGAGGCGCCTACAGGGACTGAGGCTCAGCCAGACTCCGAACCTGTGACCACAGCGGCTGCGCCTGAAGGAGGCATCAGTGCTGACCTGGAAGGAGAGAAAACCCCACCCCAGAGACCGTCCCCGGAGGAACAGGACGCGCCCACTGCTGGTCCGGAAGACCAAGGGAGTGAAACAGGAAAGGAAGATGGAAAGGCTGAAACCGAGATTTCGAAACTTGAGACTGAGAGCAGTAAACTTGTACAGAATGTAATCCAGACAGTTGTCGATCACTTAGTGAGCACGGAAGAAACAGCCACTGATTTCCAGACACAGGCCCCGCCAATGATCGCCGACGCCCCAGAGGGGAGGGCGCACCCCGAGACCGAAGAAGGGGAGCCACAGGCCACTGCACGGGATGGAACACGAGCTGTGGTGGCCGAAGGAGAAGCCACGCTCACTGCTGGGGAACAGACCCATTCCGACGCATGCGAAGCTGTGAGTGAAGCTTCAGCCGAGGTGACAAGTGTTGAGGTAGAACCTTCCAGCATAAATGACCAGCAGCTCGAAGAGGCAGTTCTCCTGtcggaggaaaagaaagaaacagccgGGACTGAGTCTGTTCCAGAAGATGGTGATCGTGCTGGCTTAGAAGAAAGGCTACAGGGGTCCCTCTCTGAACCCCAAGAAGATGAAAAAGGTCATGCTGTTGAAGACCTGGAAAACCAGCACTCAGCCCTGGAAGGTGTGGCGGCCCCAGGAGGCCTGAGCCAAGAGTCCCCAGACACAGATGGACCAACactgaaggagaaggaaggtggcCAGGAAGTAGGATTTCCGGAAGGAAAAGTCCACAGCGAGTTAGAAGAAGAGATCAAAACCGAAACACAGGACGACACTCAGAAACCGGAGGGAGAACCGACAAAATCCGAAGCCACAGAATCCTAA
- the AKAP12 gene encoding A-kinase anchor protein 12 isoform X1, giving the protein MGAGSSTEQRSPEQPEAGSATLAEPEPSGGGLAAEEAPSAPGDPAIAAADPATKLLQKNGQLSSANGLAEEEEFSPQEGALNGQEEEAIVTDVGQRESEDVNERASDKAMAAGSVVTQDLAKDGQEEIPEIIDQIPSSESNLEELVQPTDSQANDVGFKKVFKFVGFKFTVKKDKTEKSDTVQLLTVKKDEGEGSGAADGAGDHQEPSQETGEATAKDSELKQSTEKPEETVKHEPSSTEISLQAESGQAAEEGKEDGEDKQKEPTKSPESPASPVASETASPFKKFFTQGWAGWRKKTSFRKPKEEELEASEKKKDQEPERGDTQEQEKIEDTSEKVAASEQERPQEIAESVDTARLSAEFEKVELPSEDQVQGPPEERPAPLATEVFDDKVEIVAEVHVRLPEKTTEEEKAEGEEAVEPLPSEKGVESQAELEKAEPPEEPGKMKEVCTPGGDHPQPADLSPEEKAPSAAHPDGVMSEADMLSSQERLKVQGSPLKKLFTSTGLKKLSGKKQKGKRGGGGDEESGEHHQVAAESLDSADEQKGESSASSPEEPEEMACLEKGLADAQQEGEAEEGTTSDGEKKREGVTPWASFKKMVTPKKRVRRLSESDKEDELEKVKSATLSSTESAASEMQEEAKGSGEEQKPEEPKRRVDTSVSWEALICVGSSKKRARKASSSDEEGEPKTVGGDSQKPDDAGRDKETGPDAALAGSQEQDQGPGSSSPEQAGSPTEGEGVSTWESFKRLVTPRKKSKSKLEEKSEDAVPGSAVEHSASEAEPGKEESWVSIKKFIPGRRKKRSDGKAEHATAEDAGPPEVNEDDSDVPAVVPLSEYDAVEREKVEAQQAQTSEEKPEQQVAVAVSEELSTNLVHGVKVTVLDGARAVSSVEERSPSWISASVTEPLEETEEEAKPLTGEVLEGEALAEETSVVTKTLPEGQDATDDTVVSEAELTSEAVTAAEGAEAFCAEEAAEASGAEETADMVSAVSQLTGSPETTEEATPVQEVEGSVPDLEDQERRTQEVLRAVAEKVREGSPLPDTRGPEDMIETMRDVGAKIPEKLDGAEEDAPGLDLKKEADAVLEVKAQEAKAETWTQAEVVIQATPEGFEKVPAVTDSVDSSEPRTACQAETLVGVKSELILEQAVAPDSAETLTDSETNGSTPVAEVEALPVTQQEQILEMREDSQVASGALSQVPEAEAVSVPKQLPPAPAGFPSQEEIKGHSETEEVLEHTDKEVPVETVPILSKMDAIEEEGQFTGGESREKPLLEGPVVGADLETTGSQETSEVAHKDEAPKESECQKDDDTEVHSPTPSPTPVEREMEVQGEREETEAEATQATEEDLEQKPAVTTSEELHKHLGQTDSVAVLHGEEEVTAWEDSPQPVQEEAVRTEVQVQTPEASLTPAAAAVKEKVLEETVKILDLETTETRESADAQLVPEEEASEKDEDLTARPGDIEAPTGTEAQPDSEPVTTAAAPEGGISADLEGEKTPPQRPSPEEQDAPTAGPEDQGSETGKEDGKAETEISKLETESSKLVQNVIQTVVDHLVSTEETATDFQTQAPPMIADAPEGRAHPETEEGEPQATARDGTRAVVAEGEATLTAGEQTHSDACEAVSEASAEVTSVEVEPSSINDQQLEEAVLLSEEKKETAGTESVPEDGDRAGLEERLQGSLSEPQEDEKGHAVEDLENQHSALEGVAAPGGLSQESPDTDGPTLKEKEGGQEVGFPEGKVHSELEEEIKTETQDDTQKPEGEPTKSEATES; this is encoded by the coding sequence TTGGACAGAGAGAGTCTGAAGATGTGAATGAAAGAGCCTCAGATAAGGCAATGGCTGCTGGCTCCGTGGTCACTCAAGACCTAGCAAAGGATGGGCAGGAGGAAATCCCTGAAATCATCGACCAGATTCCTTCTTCAGAAAGCAATTTAGAAGAACTGGTACAACCTACTGATTCTCAGGCTAATGATGTTGGATTTAAAAAGGTGTTTAAGTTTGTTGGCTTTAAATTCACTGTCAAAAAGGATAAGACGGAGAAGTCCGACACTGTGCAGCTACTCACTGTCAAAAAAGATGAAGGGGAAGGATCAGGAGCAGCAGACGGGGCTGGTGACCACCAGGAACCCAGCCAGGAGACCGGAGAAGCAACAGCCAAAGACAGTGAACTAAAACAATCCACGGAGAAACCCGAAGAAACCGTTAAGCATGAGCCAAGCAGCACAGAGATTTCTCTCCAGGCTGAGTCTGGTCAAGCAGCAGAGGAAGGCAAAGAGGAcggggaagataaacaaaaagaaccCACCAAATCTCCAGAGTCGCCAGCTAGTCCGGTGGCCAGTGAAACAGCTTCGCCCTTCAAAAAGTTCTTCACGCAAGGTTGGGCTGGCTGGAGAAAAAAGACCAGTTTCAGGAAGCCaaaggaggaggagctggaagcttcagagaagaaaaaggaccAAGAGCCGGAAAGAGGAGACACGCAGGAACAGGAAAAGATAGAAGATACCTCCGAGAAAGTGGCGGCTTCCGAGCAAGAGCGCCCCCAGGAGATCGCCGAGAGCGTTGACACTGCCAGACTGTCCGCGGAATTTGAAAAAGTCGAGCTGCCCTCAGAAGATCAAGTGCAGGGACCCCCTGAAGAGAGACCCGCCCCTTTAGCCACAGAAGTATTTGATGATAAGGTAGAGATTGTTGCGGAAGTCCACGTCAGGCTGCCGGAGAAGACgacagaagaggagaaggctGAGGGAGAAGAAGCAGTGGAGCCTTTGCCATCTGAGAAAGGGGTAGAATCCCAGGCTGAGCTCGAGAAAGCCGAGCCTCCTGAGGAGCCGGGGAAGATGAAAGAAGTGTGCACCCCCGGAGGGGACCACCCCCAGCCGGCTGACCTGAGCCCCGAGGAAAAGGCGCCCTCTGCTGCACACCCGGACGGCGTCATGAGTGAGGCCGACATGCTGTCCTCCCAAGAGAGATTGAAAGTGCAAGGAAGCCCTTTAAAGAAACTCTTTACCAGCACTGGCTTAAAAAAGCTctctggaaagaaacagaaagggaagagaggaggaggaggggatgaAGAGTCGGGGGAGCACCACCAGGTCGCAGCAGAGTCTCTGGACAGTGCAGATGAACAGAAGGGCGAGAGCTCTGCCTCGTCCCCGGAGGAACCAGAGGAGATGGCGTGTCTAGAGAAAGGCCTCGCGGACGCACAGCAGGAGGGGGAGGCCGAGGAAGGGACTACTTCCGacggggagaagaagagagaaggtgtTACTCCCTGGGCATCTTTCAAAAAGATGGTGACGCCCAAGAAACGTGTCAGAAGGCTTTCTGAAAGTGACAAAGAAGACGAGTTGGAGAAAGTCAAGAGCGCCACCTTGTCTTCCACGGAGAGCGCGGCCTCCGAGATGCAGGAGGAAGCCAAGGGAAGTGGAGAAGAGCAGAAGCCAGAAGAACCCAAGCGCAGGGTTGATACCTCAGTATCTTGGGAAGCTTTGATTTGTGTGGGATCATCCAAGAAAAGAGCGAGAAAAGCATCGTCTTCCGATGAGGAAGGGGAGCCGAAAACGGTGGGAGGAGACAGCCAGAAACCGGATGATgcaggaagagacaaagaaacagGACCCGACGCCGCGCTTGCCGGTTCTCAGGAACAGGATCAAGGACCGGGCAGCTCCTCACCTGAGCAGGCTGGCAGCCCCACCGAAGGAGAGGGGGTCTCCACCTGGGAGTCCTTTAAAAGATTAGTCACTCCAAGGAAAAAATCGAAGTCGAAGCTGGAAGAGAAAAGCGAAGATGCTGTACCTGGGTCTGCTGTAGAACATTCCGCGTCAGAGGCTGAGCCTGGGAAAGAGGAGTCTTGGGTTTCCATTAAGAAATTTATTCCCGGACGAAGGAAGAAAAGGTCAGACGGGAAAGCGGAACACGCCACTGCCGAGGACGCGGGGCCGCCAGAGGTCAACGAGGACGACTCCGATGTCCCGGCCGTGGTACCTCTGTCCGAGTATGATGCGGTGGAAAGGGAGAAAGTCGAAGCTCAGCAAGCCCAAACAAGCGAGGAGAAGCCCGAGCAGCAGGTAGCTGTTGCTGTGTCGGAGGAGCTCAGTACGAATCTGGTTCACGGCGTGAAGGTGACTGTCCTCGACGGGGCAAGGGCTGTTAGCAGTGTCGAAGAGAGGTCGCCATCTTGGATATCCGCTTCCGTGACAGAACCTCttgaagaaacagaagaggaagccaAACCCCTAACTGGGGAGGTGCTCGAAGGAGAGGCCCTTGCAGAAGAAACCTCCGTGGTTACCAAAACTCTGCCAGAGGGCCAAGATGCCACCGATGACACGGTCGTGAGCGAGGCGGAATTAACTTCGGAGGCCGTGACGGCTGCAGAAGGTGCGGAGGCATTTTGTGCTGAAGAAGCCGCAGAAGCATCTGGTGCTGAAGAGACCGCGGACATGGTCTCAGCTGTTTCTCAGCTCACCGGCTCTCCAGAAACCACAGAGGAAGCAACACCCGTTCAGGAGGTGGAGGGCAGTGTGCCAGACCTGGAAGACCAAGAGAGGCGGACTCAAGAGGTCCTGCGGGCGGTTGCGGAGAAAGTTCGAGAAGGATCACCGCTGCCTGACACCAGGGGGCCAGAAGACATGATTGAGACAATGCGGGACGTAGGAGCCAAAATACCGGAGAAGCTGGATGGAGCCGAAGAGGATGCTCCAGGGCTAGACCTGAAGAAAGAGGCAGATGCAGTGTTGGAAGTGAAGGCACAAGAAGCTAAAGCTGAGACTTGGACACAAGCCGAAGTAGTCATACAGGCCACCCCAGAAGGCTTTGAGAAAGTTCCTGCAGTCACAGACAGTGTGGACTCCAGTGAGCCTAGAACCGCTTGTCAAGCTGAAACCTTGGTTGGGGTAAAATCAGAATTGATTCTGGAACAGGCTGTTGCTCCTGACTCCGCGGAAACCCTTACAGACAGCGAGACCAACGGAAGCACCCCAGTAGCAGAGGTCGAAGCTCTCCCTGTAACACAGCAAGAGCAGATCCTGGAGATGCGCGAAGATTCCCAGGTAGCTTCGGGTGCTCTGTCCCAGGttccagaagcagaagcagtTTCTGTCCCCAAACAGCTGCCTCCAGCACCTGCTGGTTTTCCATCCCAGGAAGAAATTAAAGGACATTCAGAAACGGAAGAGGTTCTAGAACATACGGACAAAGAGGTACCAGTGGAAACTGTACCCATTCTTTCAAAGATGGATGCAATTGAAGAGGAAGGTCAGTTTACCGGcggggagagcagagagaaacCGCTTCTCGAAGGCCCTGTCGTAGGTGCAGACCTCGAGACGACCGGGAGTCAGGAAACAAGTGAAGTTGCCCATAAAGATGAAGCTCCTAAAGAATCTGAATGTCAGAAGGATGACGATACCGAAGTCCACAGCCCTACACCATCTCCCACCCCagttgagagagagatggaagttcaaggagaaagggaggagacgGAAGCAGAGGCAACTCAAGCCACCGAAGAGGACCTTGAGCAAAAACCAGCTGTGACCACATCTGAGGAGCTTCATAAGCACCTGGGGCAGACAGACAGTGTGGCCGTCCTCCACGGGGAAGAGGAGGTTACCGCTTGGGAAGATTCTCCCCAGCCAGTTCAGGAGGAAGCAGTACGCACCGAAGTTCAAGTCCAGACCCCGGAGGCGTCATTAACTCCAGCGGCTGCAGCAGTGAAGGAGAAGGTCTTAGAAGAAACTGTCAAGATTTTAGATTTAGAAACCACAGAAACTCGGGAATCTGCAGACGCACAGTTAGTACCAGAAGAAGAAGCCTCTGAAAAAGATGAAGACTTGACCGCCCGGCCAGGGGACATTGAGGCGCCTACAGGGACTGAGGCTCAGCCAGACTCCGAACCTGTGACCACAGCGGCTGCGCCTGAAGGAGGCATCAGTGCTGACCTGGAAGGAGAGAAAACCCCACCCCAGAGACCGTCCCCGGAGGAACAGGACGCGCCCACTGCTGGTCCGGAAGACCAAGGGAGTGAAACAGGAAAGGAAGATGGAAAGGCTGAAACCGAGATTTCGAAACTTGAGACTGAGAGCAGTAAACTTGTACAGAATGTAATCCAGACAGTTGTCGATCACTTAGTGAGCACGGAAGAAACAGCCACTGATTTCCAGACACAGGCCCCGCCAATGATCGCCGACGCCCCAGAGGGGAGGGCGCACCCCGAGACCGAAGAAGGGGAGCCACAGGCCACTGCACGGGATGGAACACGAGCTGTGGTGGCCGAAGGAGAAGCCACGCTCACTGCTGGGGAACAGACCCATTCCGACGCATGCGAAGCTGTGAGTGAAGCTTCAGCCGAGGTGACAAGTGTTGAGGTAGAACCTTCCAGCATAAATGACCAGCAGCTCGAAGAGGCAGTTCTCCTGtcggaggaaaagaaagaaacagccgGGACTGAGTCTGTTCCAGAAGATGGTGATCGTGCTGGCTTAGAAGAAAGGCTACAGGGGTCCCTCTCTGAACCCCAAGAAGATGAAAAAGGTCATGCTGTTGAAGACCTGGAAAACCAGCACTCAGCCCTGGAAGGTGTGGCGGCCCCAGGAGGCCTGAGCCAAGAGTCCCCAGACACAGATGGACCAACactgaaggagaaggaaggtggcCAGGAAGTAGGATTTCCGGAAGGAAAAGTCCACAGCGAGTTAGAAGAAGAGATCAAAACCGAAACACAGGACGACACTCAGAAACCGGAGGGAGAACCGACAAAATCCGAAGCCACAGAATCCTAA